A genome region from Glutamicibacter arilaitensis Re117 includes the following:
- a CDS encoding AMP-binding protein, which yields MSVTEEFRAARDRLLELREDYTRARAEFTWPEFSEFNFGFDWFDHVAKDPQRRDQPALIIAELDGSSTQRTWAQLSRRSTQIARWLSDQGVKRGDSIAIMLGNQVELWESMLAGIKLGAVLVPCTTQLTPTDLRDRIERGHIQWVITNESEIPKFESVPGTYTLIQIGGQPAPGILDYAQSAHAEAEFSLDSPTRADETLLRYFTSGTTSKAKLVEHTHTSYPVGHLSTMFWIGLEPGDIHLNVASPGWAKHAWSNFFTPWIAEATVFIYNYKRFDPAALMNQMDARHVTSFCAPPTVWRLLIQADLSELKNPPQKLVSAGEPLNAEVIDQVNKAWGQVIRDGFGQTETTVQIANPPGEQITIGAMGRPMPGYEIVLRDPATGEEGDLGEICLVTAQRPLGLMKRYFENEEKTNEVFRDGVYHTGDIAERDERGVLTYVGRADDVFKSSDYKISPFELESVLIEHPGVAEAAVVPAPDELRLTVPKAYIVASGGYEPGPELAESILAYCREHLSAFKRVRRIEFADLPKTISGKIRRVELRQAEEQRHGGSAPAGTEYKDTDFPNLMN from the coding sequence GTGAGCGTTACCGAAGAATTCAGAGCAGCCCGCGACCGGCTTCTGGAACTGCGTGAGGATTACACTCGGGCTCGCGCAGAGTTCACCTGGCCAGAATTCAGCGAATTCAACTTCGGATTCGACTGGTTTGATCACGTGGCCAAGGATCCGCAACGCCGCGATCAACCCGCGCTGATCATTGCCGAGCTGGATGGCAGTTCAACACAGCGCACTTGGGCGCAGCTTTCGCGCAGGTCCACGCAAATCGCCCGCTGGCTTAGCGACCAGGGGGTAAAACGCGGGGATTCCATCGCCATCATGCTGGGCAACCAAGTGGAACTATGGGAATCAATGCTGGCAGGGATCAAGCTGGGTGCGGTGCTGGTTCCGTGCACCACGCAGCTGACACCCACCGATCTTCGAGACCGCATTGAACGCGGACATATCCAGTGGGTGATCACCAATGAAAGCGAGATCCCCAAATTCGAATCGGTACCCGGAACCTACACGCTGATCCAAATTGGCGGTCAGCCTGCACCGGGCATTCTCGATTACGCCCAGAGTGCACACGCCGAAGCTGAATTTTCGCTAGACTCCCCCACCCGTGCCGATGAAACCTTGCTGCGCTACTTCACCTCCGGCACCACCTCGAAAGCCAAGCTGGTGGAGCACACCCACACCTCGTACCCGGTAGGGCACTTGAGCACGATGTTCTGGATTGGGCTGGAACCCGGCGATATCCATTTGAATGTCGCTTCGCCGGGCTGGGCGAAACACGCTTGGTCCAATTTCTTCACCCCATGGATCGCCGAAGCCACGGTATTCATCTACAACTACAAACGCTTTGACCCGGCAGCCCTGATGAACCAGATGGATGCCCGGCATGTCACCAGCTTCTGCGCACCACCCACCGTGTGGCGCCTGCTCATCCAAGCGGATCTGAGCGAACTGAAGAATCCGCCGCAGAAGCTCGTCTCGGCCGGCGAACCACTGAACGCCGAAGTCATTGACCAGGTCAATAAAGCTTGGGGCCAAGTGATCCGCGATGGATTCGGGCAAACCGAAACCACCGTGCAGATCGCCAATCCTCCGGGCGAGCAGATCACTATCGGTGCGATGGGGCGCCCCATGCCAGGCTATGAGATCGTGCTGCGCGATCCAGCCACCGGAGAAGAAGGAGATCTGGGTGAAATTTGCCTGGTCACCGCCCAGCGCCCGCTGGGTCTGATGAAGCGGTATTTCGAAAACGAGGAAAAGACCAACGAAGTCTTCCGCGACGGGGTCTACCACACCGGAGATATCGCTGAACGGGACGAACGCGGCGTGCTGACCTATGTGGGCCGAGCCGATGACGTGTTCAAATCCAGTGACTACAAGATCAGCCCTTTCGAACTCGAATCGGTATTGATCGAGCACCCAGGGGTCGCTGAAGCGGCAGTGGTTCCGGCACCGGATGAACTGCGACTCACCGTTCCCAAGGCCTACATTGTTGCTTCTGGCGGTTATGAGCCGGGCCCGGAATTGGCCGAATCGATTTTGGCTTATTGCCGCGAGCATCTCTCGGCTTTCAAGCGCGTGCGCCGGATCGAATTCGCGGATTTGCCCAAGACGATCTCGGGCAAGATCCGCCGTGTGGAGCTGCGCCAAGCAGAAGAGCAACGCCATGGCGGAAGCGCCCCGGCAGGAACCGAATATAAGGACACCGATTTCCCGAACCTAATGAACTGA
- a CDS encoding thermonuclease family protein, which yields MKKSSAWISIALTGSLITGGAVYATTYKSDKHGVITRVIDGDTVDMTIAGTQTRVRLLNIDTPETVDPSKAVECLGPEASEHLESLLQPGDKVELQYDVEREDRYGRTLAAVYKDDEFINRSIAAAGLGIAVKYEPNTKFYDEVLAGQLEAEAQTSGLFSPEVSCAIPSQVGNALTELDQVPSEAATTVEEAESMAADAAAAAAAGLLVSKSLKSLTPDTHPVTYALLAKKFPNALSKLDSSVQKAQDLEGQHSERHRELVKEGKERKKKEAEAKAKREAEKKAKREAQEAAERQAAQQAAERRATERRAAERRSTPQPRTTTPRRIEPKRPSVPKNYTGPRCYAPGGKTWKPCG from the coding sequence TTGAAGAAATCAAGTGCATGGATTTCTATTGCCCTTACCGGTTCACTGATCACCGGAGGTGCTGTCTACGCGACGACCTATAAGTCAGACAAGCATGGAGTCATCACTCGGGTCATCGACGGCGATACCGTAGACATGACCATAGCCGGCACCCAGACGCGCGTGCGCCTGCTGAATATCGATACTCCTGAAACGGTCGACCCCAGCAAGGCCGTTGAGTGCCTCGGGCCAGAGGCCTCCGAACACCTGGAATCGTTGCTCCAGCCCGGCGATAAGGTCGAGTTGCAGTATGACGTCGAACGGGAAGACCGATATGGGCGCACCTTGGCGGCCGTCTACAAAGACGACGAATTCATCAATCGGTCTATCGCAGCGGCCGGACTGGGCATCGCAGTGAAGTACGAGCCGAACACCAAGTTCTACGACGAGGTTCTGGCCGGCCAGCTCGAAGCCGAAGCCCAAACAAGCGGGCTCTTCAGCCCCGAAGTTTCATGCGCAATCCCTTCACAAGTTGGCAACGCACTCACAGAGCTCGACCAAGTGCCAAGCGAAGCAGCAACAACTGTCGAAGAAGCCGAGTCAATGGCGGCAGATGCGGCAGCCGCCGCGGCCGCAGGACTGCTGGTCAGCAAGAGCTTGAAGTCCCTGACGCCGGACACCCACCCGGTGACCTATGCCCTGCTGGCAAAGAAGTTCCCCAACGCACTGAGCAAGCTAGACAGCTCGGTGCAGAAGGCCCAGGACCTGGAAGGCCAGCATTCTGAGCGGCACCGCGAACTAGTCAAGGAAGGAAAAGAGAGAAAGAAGAAGGAAGCTGAGGCAAAGGCCAAACGCGAGGCAGAGAAAAAGGCCAAGCGAGAAGCTCAAGAAGCCGCTGAGCGGCAGGCTGCCCAGCAAGCTGCCGAGCGTCGGGCAACCGAACGTCGGGCGGCAGAGCGCCGGAGCACGCCTCAGCCACGGACGACGACGCCTCGACGCATCGAACCGAAGAGGCCTTCCGTGCCTAAGAATTACACCGGCCCGCGTTGCTATGCCCCGGGTGGCAAAACCTGGAAACCTTGCGGCTAG
- a CDS encoding thermonuclease family protein, with protein MTKKAIGVSLLVAGAMAVGATAFTSSSASEHRGTVIPVIDGDTVDIMVSGAKTRSQLLNVATPQTKQPQRSAECLGPEAAEFLERTLPAGQKVTLEHDAQRTDHEGQTLAVVYKADQLINSEIAAQGFGIAIKFDPNTKFHEQVSQAQREAESAERGLFSTKIACTIPAQINDAMKAMHSVPVELGQTVEQADARAQQAAAGRAAADALQAQDRKEQLVSAALAEDSLAPALEDLAETIEQTADLEIQHEQQVATPSKKVNAGRKAAGKQSPTQLPEESKAEEPRPKKSHTNSPRKSKKQSQPENQPKRVNPNRKPVNDNPLEQKPSREHLGSRVNPRANCEAPNGQSSKNC; from the coding sequence ATGACCAAGAAGGCCATCGGAGTCAGCCTCCTCGTCGCAGGCGCGATGGCTGTCGGCGCAACGGCCTTTACCAGCAGCAGCGCTTCAGAGCATCGCGGAACGGTTATCCCGGTTATTGATGGCGACACCGTGGACATCATGGTCTCTGGCGCCAAAACACGAAGCCAGCTGCTGAATGTCGCCACACCCCAGACTAAGCAACCACAGCGAAGCGCTGAGTGCCTCGGTCCAGAAGCGGCCGAATTCCTTGAGCGCACACTGCCAGCAGGGCAAAAAGTCACCCTCGAACACGATGCTCAGCGCACAGATCATGAGGGCCAGACGCTCGCAGTGGTCTATAAAGCCGATCAGCTCATCAATAGCGAAATTGCCGCACAGGGATTCGGTATCGCTATCAAGTTCGATCCGAACACCAAGTTCCACGAACAGGTGAGCCAAGCCCAGCGGGAAGCCGAATCCGCTGAGCGCGGGCTGTTCAGCACGAAGATCGCCTGCACCATCCCCGCTCAGATCAATGACGCGATGAAGGCAATGCATTCCGTACCCGTTGAATTGGGCCAGACTGTTGAGCAAGCAGATGCACGCGCACAGCAGGCAGCTGCAGGCCGCGCCGCGGCTGATGCATTGCAAGCTCAAGATCGAAAAGAACAATTAGTCAGTGCGGCGCTCGCCGAAGATTCCTTGGCACCAGCCCTGGAGGATCTAGCCGAGACCATTGAACAAACCGCCGACCTGGAAATCCAGCACGAACAGCAAGTTGCCACCCCCAGCAAGAAAGTAAATGCCGGGAGGAAAGCAGCTGGCAAGCAGTCACCGACGCAGCTCCCGGAGGAATCAAAGGCCGAAGAACCAAGGCCCAAAAAGTCCCACACCAATTCTCCGCGGAAAAGCAAGAAACAGAGCCAGCCGGAGAATCAGCCCAAGCGCGTCAACCCTAACCGCAAGCCTGTGAATGACAACCCCTTAGAGCAGAAGCCTTCGCGCGAGCACCTCGGCTCGCGAGTGAACCCAAGGGCCAATTGTGAAGCGCCCAACGGGCAATCAAGCAAAAACTGCTAG
- a CDS encoding VOC family protein, with protein sequence MTLLQQDKLAATTHMNAVQLKVGDMKTMSEYYQKALGLEILDESAAGIRLGRGTQELVNLRNAPGLKVPSRNEAGLFHTALLFDTKADLAATVLSAAQFDQTRFVGSSDHLVSEAFYFTDPEGNGIELYWDRPRDTWNWNDGQVAMDTVYLDPNQFLNTHLTERAIAQQRNAAADVGHVHLQVGNVATARKFYVDTLGFDETTTLGEQALFVSAGGYHHHMAMNVWNSAGAGPRKDTLGLGEVLINVPSEEEVGKLAERLNFAKVGNHHTGAELRFKDPWNNELRVAVG encoded by the coding sequence ATGACACTTCTGCAGCAAGACAAACTAGCGGCCACCACCCACATGAACGCCGTCCAGCTCAAGGTTGGCGATATGAAGACCATGAGCGAGTACTACCAGAAGGCCTTGGGCCTTGAGATTCTTGACGAATCTGCTGCCGGTATCCGCCTGGGTCGTGGAACTCAGGAACTGGTCAACCTGCGCAACGCGCCGGGACTGAAGGTGCCATCGCGCAATGAGGCAGGCCTTTTCCACACCGCATTGCTCTTCGACACGAAAGCCGACCTGGCGGCCACGGTGCTCTCGGCAGCCCAGTTTGATCAGACCCGCTTCGTAGGCAGTTCCGATCACCTGGTATCCGAAGCCTTCTACTTCACCGACCCTGAAGGCAACGGCATCGAGCTGTACTGGGACCGCCCGCGCGACACCTGGAACTGGAACGATGGCCAGGTTGCCATGGACACCGTCTACTTGGATCCAAACCAGTTCCTCAACACCCATTTGACTGAGCGGGCCATTGCCCAGCAGCGCAACGCAGCTGCAGATGTCGGACACGTGCACCTGCAGGTGGGAAATGTGGCAACCGCCCGCAAGTTCTATGTGGACACTCTGGGATTTGATGAAACCACCACGCTGGGCGAACAAGCACTGTTCGTCTCGGCTGGCGGCTACCACCACCATATGGCCATGAACGTATGGAACTCGGCCGGAGCAGGACCGCGCAAGGACACCTTGGGGCTGGGCGAAGTGCTGATCAACGTTCCAAGCGAAGAAGAGGTAGGCAAGCTGGCCGAACGCCTGAACTTCGCGAAGGTGGGCAACCACCACACCGGAGCCGAGCTTCGATTCAAGGACCCGTGGAATAACGAACTGCGCGTCGCCGTGGGCTAA
- a CDS encoding CatB-related O-acetyltransferase, giving the protein MRIQMSQLRPLLISHRILMTVPGMEDFEKTGTNYDPDAWISYEPDLALDPYTTFWGTSGTALPRMGAFSYTHSKLNKTITVGRFTSIAKGMKVMGAKHPLEWASTSPVFYNQRLLMQTYSADHGVELNAADFSYKPGNISIGNDVWIGEKVTLGHGATIGDGAVIASNSVVSKDVPAYTVVGGLPAKKIRDRFETEVVQALQSSQWWQYAPKDLTHLDVANPAIFAQQVIGQAAAGNLQPFQTQPLTAKHIAEHLQA; this is encoded by the coding sequence ATGCGAATTCAGATGTCCCAATTGCGCCCATTGCTCATCAGCCACCGGATTCTCATGACAGTTCCAGGCATGGAGGACTTTGAGAAAACCGGTACCAATTACGATCCTGATGCGTGGATCAGCTACGAACCGGACCTCGCACTGGATCCCTACACTACCTTTTGGGGAACCAGCGGAACCGCCCTGCCCCGCATGGGAGCTTTCTCCTATACGCATTCAAAGCTCAATAAGACCATTACCGTTGGGCGCTTCACTTCCATTGCCAAGGGGATGAAAGTGATGGGTGCCAAGCACCCGCTGGAGTGGGCCTCGACCAGTCCGGTGTTCTATAACCAGCGGCTGCTGATGCAGACCTACAGCGCTGATCACGGGGTCGAGCTGAACGCAGCGGACTTCAGCTACAAGCCGGGGAACATCAGCATCGGCAATGACGTGTGGATTGGTGAAAAAGTCACCTTGGGCCACGGAGCCACCATTGGCGATGGGGCCGTGATCGCCTCGAACTCCGTGGTGTCCAAGGATGTACCGGCCTACACCGTTGTTGGAGGTTTGCCAGCGAAGAAGATCCGCGACCGCTTCGAAACCGAGGTAGTACAAGCACTGCAGTCTTCGCAGTGGTGGCAGTATGCACCGAAGGACTTGACCCATCTGGATGTCGCTAACCCGGCCATCTTCGCCCAACAGGTCATTGGCCAAGCGGCCGCGGGTAATTTGCAGCCATTCCAAACGCAACCGCTCACTGCCAAGCACATCGCCGAGCACCTGCAGGCCTAA
- a CDS encoding glycosyltransferase — MDSTQQHLNAYMVTWKLEREFGGMTTVCIQRAAAFAERYGSAAVVTFPPSPQLDQIAAELVQRGKLSPKVHVLNPYAFLAEHELDPQASIPEPASEPEHQDFTGTEQVYLPGDNGTLFCEHSTAGPDEQITRMTYYRGDGTVFLTDTSFEDTKPRRIVEAFDRSGILVARFPSAAAFYRHWLTQIVDHPDSLVVVDSKFTAKLLASWTPIHVPKIFAFHSVHVAKGQDLASGHLSKGHGPIIAERSTWDGFVFLTRAQRKAYVDRFGETDSTFVIPNPLNAPAVQPPVPQRSPLNLIAAGSLTPNKNVAAALEVIAELVRRGKQPTLHIVGEGNQSEALVQKVDELELGAHVVFHGYSDQLPRHFASCTAQLFTSTNEGQALVILEAQAQGCIPVSFDINFGPSDSIIDGHNGFLVPHGDIQAMADRVQSLMDDPILAAELSENARTFASEYQSRDLVSRWEETLSLTKMLKNLGAKNRVPHFEAKLRGVDFLDGQRLHVRVEHQAQLEDLPEPAIFELVFINRRSTEEIASVAASSVDEQLAAFDLEPSLLGETQEQDAAVDMNLRLRIGKAMQLKRLGLPESKILPYFTKHKNLSFNRRG; from the coding sequence GTGGACAGCACGCAGCAGCACCTCAACGCCTATATGGTGACATGGAAGCTGGAACGCGAATTCGGTGGCATGACCACCGTGTGCATCCAGCGCGCGGCCGCTTTCGCCGAACGCTATGGTTCAGCTGCGGTAGTGACTTTCCCTCCTAGCCCGCAGTTGGACCAGATCGCCGCTGAGTTGGTGCAGCGCGGCAAGCTGTCCCCCAAGGTGCACGTACTGAACCCCTATGCGTTCTTGGCGGAGCATGAACTGGATCCGCAAGCCAGCATTCCTGAGCCGGCAAGCGAACCGGAGCACCAAGACTTCACCGGCACTGAACAGGTTTACCTTCCCGGTGACAATGGCACCCTTTTCTGCGAGCACAGCACGGCTGGGCCAGATGAGCAGATCACCCGGATGACCTACTACCGCGGCGACGGCACGGTATTCCTAACCGATACCAGCTTCGAGGATACGAAACCCCGGCGCATCGTGGAGGCTTTTGACCGCAGCGGCATACTGGTGGCGCGCTTTCCCAGCGCTGCGGCTTTCTACCGCCACTGGCTGACGCAGATCGTGGACCACCCGGATTCCCTCGTAGTGGTCGACAGCAAATTCACTGCGAAGCTGCTTGCCTCGTGGACGCCGATACATGTACCCAAGATCTTCGCATTCCACAGCGTCCACGTGGCCAAGGGGCAGGATCTTGCCAGCGGCCACCTGTCCAAGGGCCACGGGCCTATCATCGCTGAACGTTCAACCTGGGATGGGTTCGTCTTCCTGACCCGTGCCCAGCGCAAGGCTTATGTTGACCGCTTCGGTGAAACCGACTCGACCTTTGTCATTCCCAACCCACTCAACGCTCCGGCGGTACAGCCCCCGGTACCGCAGCGCAGTCCGCTGAATCTGATTGCCGCCGGTTCGCTGACCCCGAATAAGAATGTCGCCGCCGCGCTGGAGGTCATTGCCGAGCTGGTACGCCGCGGCAAGCAGCCGACCCTGCACATAGTAGGCGAGGGCAACCAATCCGAGGCTCTGGTTCAAAAAGTTGATGAGCTTGAGCTGGGAGCGCATGTGGTGTTCCACGGCTACTCCGACCAGCTGCCACGGCACTTCGCTTCTTGCACGGCCCAATTGTTCACCTCGACCAATGAGGGCCAGGCTCTGGTCATCCTCGAAGCCCAGGCCCAAGGATGCATCCCGGTGTCCTTCGACATCAACTTCGGACCTTCGGATAGCATCATCGATGGCCATAATGGCTTCCTCGTCCCCCATGGCGATATCCAGGCTATGGCTGATCGGGTCCAGTCGCTAATGGATGATCCAATCCTGGCCGCCGAGCTATCAGAAAACGCCCGCACCTTTGCCAGCGAGTACCAATCTCGCGATCTCGTCTCACGTTGGGAAGAAACCTTGTCACTGACCAAGATGCTCAAAAACCTTGGCGCGAAGAACCGCGTCCCGCACTTTGAAGCCAAACTGCGCGGCGTTGATTTCCTTGACGGACAGCGGTTGCATGTTCGGGTGGAACATCAGGCGCAACTCGAAGACCTGCCAGAGCCGGCAATCTTTGAGCTGGTCTTCATCAACCGCCGGAGCACTGAGGAAATCGCGAGCGTGGCCGCTTCCAGCGTGGATGAACAGCTCGCAGCCTTTGACCTGGAACCATCACTCTTGGGCGAAACCCAGGAACAAGATGCCGCGGTGGATATGAACCTGCGACTGCGCATTGGCAAAGCCATGCAGCTCAAGCGCTTGGGACTGCCCGAGTCGAAGATCCTGCCGTACTTCACCAAGCATAAGAACCTCTCCTTCAACCGCAGGGGCTAA
- a CDS encoding ABC transporter substrate-binding protein — MQSPRILALTAALAAASLALASCASSAPSTEPAPSAGTSAQEDANFPASIKHFRGTTELAQRPLRVAALDPSYVDATILLGAELVAYTEYRKGTNPFPEYLGDTSKFTDEAVNVGTITEPDLEKLLAAEPDVIISADVRQGAMYDQLNKIAPTIFSESTGPTWKENVVLLGEALGKKEAAEEAVASYEARAAAVGKEILETKPETTYSLLRFAGEDTARLYATDSFIGEIMVDMKIPRPKDAPDTTESIFVPLSPEEILKADAEVIFQSTWAPEGAEGDASRAQEQKFTSNPLWEKLEGEVMQVDDSVFLSSVSLQGANEVITQVAEHFEVDAQLP, encoded by the coding sequence ATGCAATCGCCTCGCATCCTCGCCCTCACCGCCGCCTTAGCCGCGGCCTCGTTGGCCCTGGCCTCCTGCGCAAGCTCGGCTCCAAGCACTGAGCCGGCGCCATCCGCCGGCACTTCTGCACAGGAAGATGCCAACTTCCCGGCCAGCATCAAGCATTTCCGCGGCACCACCGAGCTGGCCCAGCGCCCGCTGCGTGTGGCCGCACTGGACCCTTCCTACGTGGATGCCACCATCCTGCTGGGCGCCGAACTGGTGGCCTACACCGAATACCGCAAGGGCACTAACCCGTTCCCCGAATATCTCGGAGATACCTCTAAGTTCACCGATGAGGCCGTAAACGTCGGCACCATCACCGAGCCGGACCTGGAAAAGCTGCTGGCCGCCGAGCCGGACGTGATCATCTCCGCCGATGTGCGCCAGGGCGCCATGTACGACCAGCTGAACAAAATCGCACCGACCATCTTCTCGGAGTCCACCGGACCGACTTGGAAGGAGAACGTGGTGCTGCTCGGCGAAGCGCTGGGCAAGAAGGAAGCAGCTGAAGAGGCGGTAGCCAGCTATGAAGCCCGCGCCGCAGCGGTGGGCAAGGAAATCCTGGAAACGAAGCCGGAAACCACCTACTCCCTGCTTCGCTTCGCTGGCGAGGACACCGCCCGCTTGTACGCCACCGATTCCTTTATCGGTGAGATCATGGTCGACATGAAAATCCCGCGCCCAAAGGATGCGCCGGACACCACCGAGTCCATCTTCGTGCCGCTGTCACCCGAGGAAATCCTCAAGGCTGACGCCGAAGTGATTTTCCAGTCCACGTGGGCTCCCGAGGGAGCCGAAGGCGATGCCTCGCGCGCGCAGGAACAGAAGTTCACCTCCAACCCGTTGTGGGAAAAGCTGGAAGGCGAAGTCATGCAGGTCGATGACTCCGTATTCCTTTCCTCGGTGTCGTTGCAGGGCGCCAACGAGGTCATCACCCAGGTAGCAGAGCACTTCGAGGTGGACGCGCAGCTGCCATAG
- a CDS encoding FecCD family ABC transporter permease, which translates to MTPRISSLLILAAGVGAAIGISLWIGSTTSSFAELRHALLAPDGQVSDIAIREIRWPRTVTALAAGAALGMAGTLIQGHTRNPIAEPGLLGINQGAALAIVSVVAFTGPLPAWTQALLALGGALAAALLVFGIGRIDGRGGSPITLLLVGAAVTALCAGVVSAIVLLSEAALETLRFWQVGSVVQGYESFLSLWPLLVAGTVLALANARGLNALTLGEDSARSLGITALHARSLGLAAIVALSGLAVTLAGPIAFLGLLVPHISRRIFGADYRWIIPGSALCGALLLCVADVLGRMLARPGELPVGVVIAMLGAPFFIYVARRRKAVTV; encoded by the coding sequence ATGACACCGCGCATCAGCTCACTGCTGATCCTGGCCGCCGGCGTGGGCGCCGCCATCGGGATCAGCCTGTGGATCGGCAGCACCACCTCCAGCTTCGCCGAGCTGCGCCACGCACTGCTGGCTCCCGACGGGCAAGTCTCCGATATCGCGATCCGCGAGATCCGCTGGCCGCGCACCGTCACCGCGCTGGCCGCCGGGGCCGCCTTGGGCATGGCCGGCACGCTGATCCAGGGCCATACCCGCAACCCGATCGCCGAACCCGGATTGCTGGGCATCAACCAGGGTGCGGCCCTGGCGATCGTCTCGGTCGTCGCATTCACCGGACCACTGCCAGCCTGGACCCAAGCGCTGCTGGCCCTGGGCGGGGCGCTGGCCGCGGCCCTGCTGGTCTTCGGCATCGGGCGCATCGACGGGCGCGGGGGATCGCCCATCACCTTGCTGCTGGTGGGCGCCGCGGTCACCGCACTGTGCGCCGGGGTAGTCTCGGCCATCGTGCTGCTCAGCGAAGCGGCACTGGAGACGTTGCGCTTCTGGCAGGTGGGCTCAGTAGTCCAAGGCTACGAATCCTTCCTGTCGCTGTGGCCGCTGCTGGTGGCCGGCACCGTGCTGGCCCTGGCCAATGCCCGCGGGCTGAACGCCCTGACCCTGGGCGAGGACTCCGCGCGCAGCCTGGGAATCACCGCCCTGCATGCCAGATCCCTGGGACTGGCCGCGATCGTGGCGCTCTCCGGGCTGGCGGTCACCCTGGCCGGTCCGATCGCCTTCCTGGGCCTGCTGGTGCCGCACATTTCGCGGCGCATCTTCGGCGCCGACTACCGCTGGATCATTCCCGGCTCCGCGTTATGCGGTGCACTGCTGCTGTGCGTGGCCGACGTGCTGGGCCGCATGCTGGCCCGCCCCGGGGAACTGCCCGTAGGCGTGGTCATCGCAATGCTGGGCGCACCATTCTTCATCTATGTGGCCCGGCGCCGCAAGGCGGTCACCGTATGA
- a CDS encoding FecCD family ABC transporter permease gives MSTQMMHPSASALRAKRTLATGVLLLTVAFAAFCVHLAIGGTPIPVGDVVATLFGAAPDARTELAILEFRLPRSVAAVLAGAGFGVAGALTQNVARNPLASPDVLGVTNGAALGAVSVLAIGVHTGGRSELLVHYGLPIAATLGGLMVSTLVFALVWRSSLESNRLVLVGLGFSGLCAALTSWMLTLGEIYNAQQALTWLAGTVNAISWADLAIAPAIIVPGLILAMLLRNQREVLALDSDTSRALGMNLGRDRVLMLALASLLAIAATVIAGPLAFVALASGHAARLVARGTIPPVPHAALIGAIFVLLADLVAARAFPVILPAGVATAVIGAPYLIFLVIRQSKVRQRG, from the coding sequence ATGAGCACCCAGATGATGCACCCATCGGCTTCGGCCCTGCGCGCCAAGCGCACCCTTGCCACCGGCGTGCTGTTGCTGACCGTCGCCTTCGCCGCGTTCTGCGTGCACCTGGCCATCGGAGGCACTCCGATCCCAGTGGGCGATGTGGTGGCTACGCTCTTCGGCGCGGCCCCCGATGCCCGCACCGAATTGGCCATCCTCGAATTCCGCCTGCCGCGCAGCGTAGCCGCAGTGCTCGCCGGGGCAGGCTTCGGCGTCGCTGGCGCACTGACTCAGAATGTCGCACGCAACCCGCTGGCCAGCCCCGACGTCCTCGGGGTGACCAACGGCGCGGCCCTGGGCGCGGTATCCGTCCTGGCGATCGGCGTGCACACCGGCGGACGCTCCGAGCTGCTGGTGCACTACGGACTGCCCATCGCCGCCACCCTGGGCGGACTGATGGTTTCCACCTTGGTCTTCGCCCTGGTCTGGCGCAGTTCACTGGAAAGCAACCGGCTGGTGCTGGTGGGCCTGGGCTTCAGCGGGCTGTGCGCCGCACTGACCTCCTGGATGCTGACCCTGGGCGAAATCTACAACGCCCAGCAGGCGCTGACCTGGCTGGCCGGGACCGTCAACGCGATTTCCTGGGCCGATCTGGCCATTGCCCCGGCGATCATCGTGCCCGGACTGATTCTTGCCATGCTGCTGCGCAACCAGCGCGAAGTGCTGGCCCTGGATTCGGATACCTCCCGCGCACTGGGCATGAACCTGGGACGCGACCGCGTGCTGATGCTCGCGCTGGCCTCGCTGCTGGCCATCGCCGCCACGGTGATCGCCGGTCCGTTGGCCTTCGTCGCGCTGGCCAGCGGGCATGCCGCGCGGCTGGTGGCCCGGGGCACCATCCCGCCGGTGCCCCACGCCGCATTGATCGGGGCGATCTTCGTGCTGCTTGCCGACCTGGTTGCGGCCCGCGCCTTCCCGGTGATCCTGCCTGCAGGGGTAGCCACCGCGGTCATTGGTGCGCCGTATTTGATTTTCCTGGTGATCCGCCAATCCAAGGTGCGCCAACGCGGCTAG